Proteins from one Microbacterium sp. Root553 genomic window:
- a CDS encoding DMT family transporter — protein sequence MSTQIGILGPVVTVTASAVFVVTWSSGFIIPAFATVDVSPLTLLVWRFVPLAAMLLVLVHLTGAARGIPARDLRMQSAIGVFAQFGYCLAVYAAVAAGVATGTVALIDAIQPLVVAVLVGPVLGLRVRGAQWVGLGIGAVGVLLVVRSQLGDTGAPPGAYAFPALAMVALIVGTLLQRRTPVRTGVLVTLTVHVSVTAVLMLVLATMMGSLVPPASWHFWIAVALTAVFPTLAAYGLYWWLLRRIGITALQALLFLIAPTTSLAGSVLLGEPMTPVTVSGFALCAAGVALVLVGDARSRREDAHAE from the coding sequence ATGAGTACACAGATCGGTATACTTGGCCCGGTGGTCACCGTCACGGCGTCCGCGGTCTTCGTGGTCACCTGGAGTTCGGGGTTCATCATCCCGGCGTTCGCCACCGTCGACGTCTCGCCGTTGACGCTCCTCGTCTGGCGTTTCGTCCCGCTGGCGGCCATGCTCCTCGTGCTCGTACATCTGACGGGGGCGGCGAGGGGCATTCCCGCCCGTGATCTGCGCATGCAGTCCGCGATCGGCGTGTTCGCGCAGTTCGGGTACTGTCTCGCCGTCTACGCGGCGGTCGCCGCCGGGGTCGCCACCGGAACGGTCGCGTTGATCGACGCGATCCAGCCGCTCGTCGTGGCGGTGCTCGTGGGGCCGGTGCTGGGCCTGCGGGTCCGGGGAGCGCAGTGGGTCGGTCTGGGGATCGGCGCGGTCGGGGTCCTCTTGGTGGTGCGCTCGCAGCTCGGCGACACGGGAGCGCCGCCCGGGGCCTACGCGTTTCCGGCACTGGCGATGGTCGCCCTCATCGTCGGCACCCTGTTGCAGCGCAGAACACCCGTACGCACGGGAGTGCTCGTCACCCTCACTGTGCACGTGTCGGTGACCGCGGTGCTGATGCTCGTCCTCGCGACGATGATGGGATCGCTCGTCCCCCCGGCATCCTGGCACTTCTGGATCGCCGTCGCCCTGACCGCCGTGTTCCCGACGCTCGCCGCCTACGGCCTCTACTGGTGGCTGCTGCGACGAATCGGGATCACCGCGCTGCAGGCCCTGCTCTTCCTGATCGCCCCGACGACCTCGCTCGCGGGGAGCGTGCTGCTGGGTGAGCCGATGACCCCGGTCACCGTCAGCGGTTTCGCGCTGTGCGCCGCCGGGGTCGCGCTCGTCCTGGTCGGGGATGCCCGCTCGAGAAGAGAGGATGCGCACGCGGAGTGA
- a CDS encoding acyltransferase family protein, with product MTGPQRDFRTDLQALRAVAVLAVIVNHMWPEVLPGGYIGVDVFFAISGFLITSHLLRESRSTGKIRLGAFWARRARRLLPAALVVLAVCAIFTVVKMPLPQWQDELYQIGAAAVYVLNWLLSSNSLDYFAQGEAQTLVTHYWSLSVEEQFYIVWPIILLVVAWLTFRRAKRTQVVVTAVVFASIAIVSLAWAVYSNAQTPSAAYFQTTGRAWEFAAGGLVALLPVFSETIRRRLSAFVWLGWALILGSAVLLDSQSGVPGPAALIPVLGVVLVIAIGEAEHTWSTRAITSFRPVQIIGDVSYSAYLWHWPLIVAAPVILSQPIGTPDKFVLLAITLVLALLTKRFVEDPVRLGPLARTRPRWILVMTLVAMAVVVIPSAVGVIALRDRGVAATAALVAASKDPGECFGAQAELGTAECSDSRELGDQGYLLSESHFNLITSTTGGTVCEEVTTADGVVKTCSFGVPEGTQDLDIAIVGDSHAEMWSGSLDTVAPVHNARIHTFLKGGCAATADPAVGTIITDPAYVADCQAWRTGTIGMLVEDPDIDVIITTAWSGKYTVNGQPDPGTGYADAWNQWLDSGKRVILMAEPPVLPVDIVDCILDSCTVPVESVDAESALTRAAAMIDNVNFSVVDFSDVFCDDVCYPVVGGIPAYFDSHHLTEALTRSFGEGWLEDELTQPFVQQ from the coding sequence ATGACTGGACCACAGCGGGACTTCCGCACTGATCTGCAGGCGCTCCGCGCGGTGGCCGTGCTCGCCGTGATCGTCAACCACATGTGGCCCGAGGTCCTTCCCGGCGGCTACATCGGCGTCGACGTCTTCTTCGCGATCAGCGGATTCCTCATCACGTCCCACCTGCTCCGCGAGTCGCGGAGCACCGGCAAGATCCGACTGGGCGCGTTCTGGGCCCGACGTGCCCGCCGTCTGCTGCCCGCCGCACTGGTCGTGCTCGCGGTGTGCGCCATCTTCACCGTCGTGAAGATGCCCCTTCCCCAGTGGCAAGACGAGCTCTATCAGATCGGCGCCGCCGCGGTCTACGTGCTCAACTGGCTGCTCTCCTCGAACTCGCTCGACTACTTCGCCCAGGGCGAGGCCCAGACCCTGGTCACCCACTACTGGTCGCTCTCGGTCGAGGAGCAGTTCTACATCGTCTGGCCGATCATCCTCTTGGTCGTCGCCTGGCTCACCTTCCGTCGCGCCAAGCGCACGCAGGTCGTCGTCACCGCTGTCGTCTTCGCGAGCATCGCGATCGTCTCGCTCGCCTGGGCCGTGTACTCCAATGCCCAGACCCCGTCGGCCGCGTACTTCCAGACCACGGGCCGTGCGTGGGAGTTCGCCGCGGGTGGCCTCGTCGCCCTGCTCCCCGTCTTCAGTGAGACGATCCGCCGCCGCCTCAGCGCGTTCGTCTGGCTCGGCTGGGCGCTCATCCTCGGCAGTGCCGTGCTCCTCGACTCGCAGTCCGGCGTTCCCGGACCCGCCGCCCTCATCCCCGTCCTCGGTGTCGTTCTCGTCATCGCGATCGGCGAGGCCGAGCACACCTGGTCGACGCGGGCGATCACCTCGTTCCGCCCCGTGCAGATCATCGGCGACGTGAGCTACTCGGCGTACCTCTGGCACTGGCCGCTCATCGTCGCCGCCCCCGTCATCCTGTCGCAGCCGATCGGCACACCGGACAAGTTCGTCCTCCTCGCCATCACCCTGGTTCTCGCACTGCTCACCAAGCGTTTCGTCGAAGACCCGGTGCGCCTCGGCCCGCTCGCCCGCACCCGCCCACGCTGGATCCTCGTCATGACCCTGGTCGCAATGGCCGTGGTCGTCATCCCGTCCGCCGTCGGTGTGATCGCCCTTCGGGACCGCGGTGTCGCGGCGACCGCCGCACTCGTCGCCGCGTCGAAGGACCCCGGGGAGTGCTTCGGCGCCCAGGCAGAACTCGGCACTGCTGAATGCTCCGACTCTCGCGAGCTCGGCGACCAGGGGTACCTGCTCTCCGAGAGCCACTTCAACCTCATCACCAGCACGACCGGAGGCACCGTCTGCGAAGAGGTGACCACCGCCGACGGGGTCGTCAAGACCTGCTCGTTCGGAGTGCCGGAGGGGACGCAGGACCTCGACATCGCGATCGTCGGAGACTCACACGCCGAGATGTGGTCCGGCTCGCTCGACACCGTGGCGCCCGTGCACAACGCGCGCATCCACACCTTCCTCAAGGGAGGCTGCGCGGCGACCGCCGACCCCGCGGTGGGAACGATCATCACGGACCCCGCCTACGTCGCAGACTGCCAGGCCTGGCGCACGGGCACGATCGGCATGCTGGTCGAGGACCCCGACATCGACGTCATCATCACGACGGCCTGGTCGGGCAAGTACACCGTCAACGGCCAGCCCGACCCCGGCACCGGCTACGCCGACGCGTGGAACCAGTGGCTCGACTCTGGCAAGCGCGTCATCCTGATGGCCGAGCCCCCGGTGCTGCCCGTCGACATCGTGGACTGCATCCTCGACTCGTGCACCGTACCCGTCGAGAGCGTCGACGCCGAGTCGGCGCTGACGCGCGCCGCGGCGATGATCGACAATGTGAATTTCAGTGTCGTCGACTTCTCCGACGTGTTCTGCGACGACGTCTGCTACCCGGTCGTCGGCGGAATTCCCGCGTACTTCGACAGCCACCACCTCACCGAAGCGCTCACGCGTTCGTTCGGCGAGGGCTGGCTCGAGGACGAGCTGACACAGCCGTTCGTGCAGCAATGA
- a CDS encoding SDR family oxidoreductase, which translates to MVNRRAVVTGASSGIGQATVRALRARGWGVVGVARREDRLAALAAETGASAIACDLTNPDAVAALVEELEASGPVHALVQVAGGARGTDRVENASTDDWQWMYDANVLSSQRLVAGLLPLLRRAAAADGHADTLFVTSTAAQVAYAGGGGYNAAKAAQSMLVHALRLELNGEPIRVAEVAPGMVHTEEFTLNRLGGDAVAAESVYADVEAPLRAEDVADVIAYALDAPGHVNLDLITMRPVAQSANHLLARGPLRVRPVG; encoded by the coding sequence ATGGTGAACAGGCGTGCAGTGGTGACCGGTGCGAGCTCGGGTATCGGACAGGCGACGGTGCGCGCACTGCGCGCCCGCGGGTGGGGAGTGGTCGGCGTCGCGCGCCGTGAGGACCGGCTGGCGGCGCTCGCCGCCGAGACCGGGGCATCGGCGATCGCGTGCGATCTGACGAACCCCGACGCCGTCGCGGCTCTGGTCGAAGAGCTCGAGGCCTCGGGGCCGGTGCACGCCCTCGTGCAGGTGGCCGGAGGGGCCAGAGGCACCGATCGCGTCGAGAACGCGTCGACAGACGACTGGCAGTGGATGTACGACGCGAACGTGCTCTCGAGTCAGCGTCTGGTGGCCGGGCTGCTGCCGCTGCTGCGTCGGGCCGCCGCGGCGGACGGTCACGCCGACACGCTGTTCGTCACCTCCACCGCGGCGCAGGTGGCGTACGCCGGAGGCGGCGGATACAACGCGGCGAAGGCCGCGCAGTCCATGCTCGTGCATGCCCTGCGACTCGAGCTCAACGGCGAACCGATCCGGGTCGCCGAGGTCGCGCCCGGCATGGTGCACACCGAGGAGTTCACGCTCAATCGTCTCGGCGGGGATGCGGTCGCCGCCGAGTCCGTGTACGCGGATGTCGAGGCGCCGCTGCGCGCCGAGGACGTCGCGGACGTCATAGCCTACGCGCTCGACGCACCGGGGCACGTGAACCTCGATCTCATCACCATGCGCCCCGTGGCCCAGTCCGCGAACCATCTGCTCGCGCGCGGACCGCTGCGTGTGCGTCCCGTCGGCTGA
- a CDS encoding uracil-DNA glycosylase, which yields MSSRTLAELAADGLIDKGWADALAPAQETITAIGHRLREEQAAGRGYLPAGDHVLQAFRRPLADVRVLITGQDPYPTPGHPIGLSFAVDRDVRPLPRSLGNIYRELESDLGIPPAPHGDLTAWSDQGVLLLNRVLTVRPGEAGSHRRWGWEQVTELAIRALVARDRPLVAILWGKDAAQLQPVLGDTPVIASAHPSPLSARRGFFGSRPFSRANGLLESLGAAPVDWRIDGAPRLS from the coding sequence ATGTCGAGCCGCACTCTCGCCGAACTGGCCGCCGACGGTCTGATCGATAAGGGGTGGGCCGACGCGCTCGCGCCCGCCCAGGAGACCATCACGGCCATCGGGCACCGGCTGCGCGAGGAGCAGGCCGCGGGTCGCGGCTATCTCCCGGCAGGCGACCACGTGCTGCAGGCGTTCCGACGACCCCTGGCAGACGTGCGGGTCCTCATCACCGGACAGGACCCCTATCCGACCCCCGGGCATCCGATCGGCCTGTCGTTCGCCGTCGATCGCGACGTGCGTCCGCTGCCGCGCAGCCTCGGCAACATCTATCGCGAACTCGAGAGCGATCTGGGCATCCCGCCCGCGCCGCACGGCGACCTCACGGCGTGGAGCGACCAGGGCGTGCTGCTGCTGAACAGAGTGCTCACCGTGAGACCGGGTGAGGCCGGATCCCATCGTCGGTGGGGATGGGAGCAGGTGACCGAGCTCGCGATCCGCGCTCTCGTCGCTCGAGACCGCCCTCTCGTCGCGATCCTCTGGGGAAAGGACGCCGCTCAGCTGCAGCCGGTCCTGGGCGACACGCCGGTCATCGCATCCGCCCACCCGTCGCCGCTCTCCGCCCGCCGAGGGTTCTTCGGCTCACGTCCGTTCTCGCGGGCCAACGGCCTGCTCGAGTCCCTCGGAGCGGCACCCGTGGACTGGCGCATCGACGGGGCGCCGCGCCTAAGCTGA
- a CDS encoding GNAT family N-acetyltransferase, which translates to MQFEPGDRRRVLPRHLRPQPVPDVFSFSIRPARAGDLPYVREIYNHFVSNSVVTLDERRSSIPYWREKFALLSKLGLPFLVAVSPAGVVIGYALAQPWAGKNAYRYTVEDSIYLGPGAGGKGLGVALLQALIDACEHLGIREMVAVISDTKAEASIRLHAKLGFVEAGRMGRVGHKFGRDLGTVYMRRALRPSRRRRLFGAISAR; encoded by the coding sequence ATGCAGTTCGAGCCCGGTGACCGTCGTCGCGTGCTGCCGCGCCATCTGCGTCCCCAGCCCGTTCCCGACGTCTTCTCGTTCTCGATCCGTCCCGCCAGGGCCGGCGATCTCCCGTATGTGCGCGAGATATACAACCACTTCGTGAGCAACTCGGTGGTCACCCTCGACGAGCGGCGCAGCAGCATCCCGTACTGGCGCGAGAAGTTCGCCCTGCTGAGCAAGCTCGGACTGCCCTTCCTCGTGGCGGTGTCGCCGGCGGGCGTCGTGATCGGCTACGCGCTCGCCCAGCCGTGGGCGGGCAAGAACGCCTACCGCTACACCGTCGAGGACTCGATCTACCTGGGGCCGGGTGCCGGAGGCAAGGGTCTCGGTGTCGCCCTGCTGCAGGCCCTCATCGACGCCTGCGAGCATCTCGGCATCCGCGAGATGGTCGCCGTGATCAGTGACACGAAGGCCGAGGCGTCGATCAGACTCCATGCGAAGCTCGGCTTCGTCGAGGCGGGCCGGATGGGCCGCGTCGGTCACAAGTTCGGCCGCGACCTCGGCACGGTCTACATGCGTCGTGCGCTGCGGCCGAGCCGGCGTCGTCGCCTCTTCGGAGCGATCTCGGCGCGGTGA
- a CDS encoding ABC transporter ATP-binding protein, whose translation MSLIEARGLQRDYAVPRRSTLARPRTQTALAATDLDIVEGSSLGIIGESGSGKSTLVRLLLGLDRPTAGMVRVDGRTVDAAASARSLHWLRRQTGLVFQDPYASLDPRMTAAQIIREPLWALAIDGDHRARVREVLEQVGLEPEMADRYPHEFSGGQRQRIALARAIVHRPRILVGDEPLSALDVTVRAQILELLIELRRTTDLTLVLVSHDIGVVQNLCDTVVVMKDGSIVERGATTDVLLHPRHDYTRTLLAAIPVIPAPGE comes from the coding sequence ATGAGCCTGATCGAGGCGCGAGGACTGCAGCGCGACTATGCGGTCCCACGGCGTTCGACGCTCGCACGACCTCGCACGCAGACTGCTCTGGCCGCCACGGATCTCGACATCGTCGAGGGGTCCTCCCTCGGCATCATCGGAGAATCCGGATCGGGCAAGTCCACCCTGGTGCGTCTGCTCCTCGGGCTCGACCGCCCGACGGCGGGCATGGTGCGGGTCGACGGCAGGACGGTGGATGCCGCGGCATCCGCCCGATCGCTGCACTGGCTGCGCCGACAGACGGGGCTCGTGTTCCAGGATCCCTACGCCTCCCTGGACCCGCGGATGACGGCCGCGCAGATCATCCGCGAACCTCTCTGGGCTCTCGCGATCGACGGCGACCACCGCGCCCGTGTGCGCGAGGTGCTGGAGCAGGTCGGTCTCGAGCCCGAGATGGCCGACCGCTACCCGCACGAGTTCTCCGGCGGACAGCGGCAACGCATCGCCCTGGCCAGGGCGATCGTCCACCGACCCCGCATCCTCGTCGGAGACGAGCCGCTCTCGGCTCTCGACGTCACCGTGCGGGCGCAGATCCTCGAGCTCCTGATCGAGCTGCGACGCACCACCGATCTGACCCTCGTCCTCGTCTCACACGACATCGGCGTGGTGCAGAACCTCTGCGACACCGTCGTGGTGATGAAGGACGGGAGCATCGTCGAGCGCGGTGCCACGACCGACGTCCTGCTGCACCCGCGACACGACTACACGAGGACTCTGCTCGCAGCGATCCCGGTCATCCCCGCCCCCGGGGAATGA